In the Rattus rattus isolate New Zealand chromosome 18, Rrattus_CSIRO_v1, whole genome shotgun sequence genome, one interval contains:
- the Ier3 gene encoding radiation-inducible immediate-early gene IEX-1, whose amino-acid sequence MCHSRNHLHTMTGLRAPAPAPSTGPELRRGSGPEIFTFDPLPERAVASAVRPNTSRGHRKRSRRVLYPRVVRRQLPTEEPNIAKRILFLLLAIIFCQILMAEEGVSQALAPEDATSAVSPEPISVPITAPPVLEPLNLTSESSDYALDLKAFLQQHPAAF is encoded by the exons ATGTGCCACTCACGCAACCATCTCCACACCATGACTGGCCTGAGGGCTCCGGCGCCAGCTCCCTCCACCGGCCCGGAACTCCGGCGGGGCTCCGGTCCCGAGATTTTCACCTTCGACCCCCTCCCGGAGCGGGCGGTAGCGTCCGCCGTGCGTCCGAACACTTCTCGCGGGCACCGAAAACGCAGTCGACGGGTGCTCTACCCTCGAGTG GTCCGGCGCCAGCTACCAACCGAGGAACCCAACATTGCCAAGAGGATCCTCTTTCTCCTGCTCGCCATCATCTTCTGCCAGATTTTGATGGCTGAAGAAGGTGTGTCGCAGGCCCTGGCTCCGGAGGATGCTACCAGCGCGGTATCACCTGAGCCCATCTCTGTGCCCATTACTGCGCCTCCTGTCCTCGAGCCTTTGAACCTGACCTCGGAGTCCTCGGACTATGCTCTGGATCTCAAAGCTTTTCTCCAGCAACACCCGGCGGCATTCTAA